Below is a window of Vanessa tameamea isolate UH-Manoa-2023 chromosome 11, ilVanTame1 primary haplotype, whole genome shotgun sequence DNA.
AAAGTATGCTCAGAGCCTGTATCCCAAATGAATTTgtgtttgattaaataaaataagagtgtttcatgtttttatttataaaattcctcCACTCCTTAACCTAAGCgtgtcaaaaatgtattttccatGATCTGGTTGGTAAACATTGTCCATTAATTGACTTTCTAACAAATTTAGAGACTCTGTGTCCCACACCTTTATCcaataaaaaattgataacaatttatgaTAACTCCCTGTATTATTACCAgcatttattattactagttTTGGAAGATTCTTTATAATGTTCAATAGCTTAGGTTTAATaacagaattaaataatttgttatttgttactGCAAACTTGTGGATAATATTAACTGTTTGAACATTTAATTGCTGTCCTAATAATATGTCAGGTAAGTTTTTAAGCCACATTTCAAAAGGCTCACAAGAATGAAAATGCGATAACTTTTCCGTTAATGCAATTTTACACagcaatgtaaatatttcttgctTAGATATATCCGACatacttttattgaaatatatccaAATTATTTTTCTGAACAAATTATCTAGAACTGATGTTGTCTTTGTCCAGCCAGTAATTTCAGCAGAAAATAATGaatgcattatatttataacaatattgttaattttactgtcaatattttgattaaatattttttcaatatatttaagtacaacAGATATGTCACAAttctgattttttaaatttaagttagtGTTTAACATAATGAAGAGATGACATATTTCTAAGTtttctgttattaattttgGATCATTGATCACTTCATCATCAGGACTAATATTCTTTGACAATTTTTTGTatctaatatttgtaatataaggaAAAGAGTTAAGAAAGTGTTGGCTAAACAGAAACTTATACTTTTGGGAAAATGTGATATCAATATCTGAACTCGGATATTTATCCTTATAATACTTTACAAAGGATCTTATCAAATTAATAACTTGCAGAATATATCTTAATAACAAAGCTGTTTCTTCATTGATGACCATATCAAAATTGGCATCAGACTTCCTATTGGGACATGCCTCAAGCCATGTTGCAAAAAGTAATGGAATTAAAGTTTCAgtgtattctttaaatttttctactTCATCAACCTGCAAGTCTGAAGTTTTCGCAGAAAAACATGACATGTTgcaatttgatatataaattggaTTAAATAATGGATAATAATTAGATTGATTCGGTTTGAAGGAATGTAAGTTAttaccattattataattagttcttTCTACTTGTTGAATTTCCTTATATATAGCATACTTTTGCAAAAACTCTTGCAAACGTTGAAAAACTTTAACTCTCCATTTAACACTTGTAATTTGGCTGCTTAAGTTGACGGTCAATGTTCTACCAGGTTTTGCATCAATTCTTTGTTTTGATATCATATCCAAAAAGTTTGGTGTTATTTTATGGAAATCTTCAGCAACTCTTAAAGGAATGCATGCCAACAGTATATCTAGGAAGAAAAGTGAGTCTTCCTGAATTCTACTGTCAACATGTGTCATGGCACTTCTCAAGTAAGTTGACATTATATCAAAAAATGGTTCCAGTTTCTCTGCAGATACATTAGAAAGAATTAAGTGCAGAACTTTTAGTGCCTGCTGTCTCAcctagaaaaaatattcaattaagaaataaaacttatttttatataattataatagcaaCAATGATTGAATATACATACcactttttctatatttaaaattaacatcgtTATTCCATGAATCAAGTCTCCCAAATGTTGCTCTAAGACTTCTGGATGTTGTGTTATAAGCTCTTTTACTCCATCGAGTGCATCAGTTCGCGAGTGGGTATTAAAATGGTTCAGTCGACATAATAGCtcctttaaatttagttttcgGTTCGATAATGCTTCATTCTGACCATGCTTTTTAAGTTGCTCTTttaagactattttttttactttaaaatttgttttcgtAACATTAGTACCTTTGGGCAGTTCTTTATCTTTCtttccttttaattttgttttggcCTTCTCAGCTTTCAA
It encodes the following:
- the LOC113402584 gene encoding testis-expressed protein 10; translation: MNKTGATRYQKFLKAEKAKTKLKGKKDKELPKGTNVTKTNFKVKKIVLKEQLKKHGQNEALSNRKLNLKELLCRLNHFNTHSRTDALDGVKELITQHPEVLEQHLGDLIHGITMLILNIEKVVRQQALKVLHLILSNVSAEKLEPFFDIMSTYLRSAMTHVDSRIQEDSLFFLDILLACIPLRVAEDFHKITPNFLDMISKQRIDAKPGRTLTVNLSSQITSVKWRVKVFQRLQEFLQKYAIYKEIQQVERTNYNNGNNLHSFKPNQSNYYPLFNPIYISNCNMSCFSAKTSDLQVDEVEKFKEYTETLIPLLFATWLEACPNRKSDANFDMVINEETALLLRYILQVINLIRSFVKYYKDKYPSSDIDITFSQKYKFLFSQHFLNSFPYITNIRYKKLSKNISPDDEVINDPKLITENLEICHLFIMLNTNLNLKNQNCDISVVLKYIEKIFNQNIDSKINNIVINIMHSLFSAEITGWTKTTSVLDNLFRKIIWIYFNKSMSDISKQEIFTLLCKIALTEKLSHFHSCEPFEMWLKNLPDILLGQQLNVQTVNIIHKFAVTNNKLFNSVIKPKLLNIIKNLPKLVIINAGNNTGSYHKLLSIFYWIKVWDTESLNLLESQLMDNVYQPDHGKYIFDTLRLRSGGIL